The Streptomyces sp. NBC_01244 genome contains a region encoding:
- a CDS encoding ABC transporter ATP-binding protein — MLLEVRDLHVEFKTRDGVAKAVNGVNYSVAEGETLAVLGESGSGKSVTAQAVMGILDMPPGRIAGGEILFKGKDLLKMKEEERRKVRGAEMAMIFQDALSSLNPVLSVGAQLGEMYEVHRGMSRKDARNKAVELMDRVKIPAARERVGDYPHQFSGGMRQRIMIAMAMALEPSLIIADEPTTALDVTVQAQVMDLLAELQRELNMGLILITHDLGVVADVADKIAVMYAGRIVEAAPVHEIYKSPAHPYTRGLLDSIPRLDQKGQELYAIKGLPPNLLAIPPGCAFNPRCPMAQAVCRTDVPPLAEVGPGRASACFFWKECLGG, encoded by the coding sequence ATGCTGCTCGAAGTGCGCGACCTGCACGTGGAATTCAAGACGCGGGACGGAGTCGCCAAAGCCGTCAACGGGGTCAACTACTCCGTGGCCGAGGGCGAGACCCTCGCCGTGCTCGGCGAGTCCGGCTCCGGCAAGTCGGTCACCGCCCAGGCCGTCATGGGCATCCTCGACATGCCGCCGGGCCGCATCGCGGGCGGCGAGATCCTCTTCAAGGGCAAGGACCTGCTGAAGATGAAGGAGGAGGAGCGCAGGAAGGTCCGCGGCGCCGAGATGGCCATGATCTTCCAGGACGCCCTGTCCTCCCTCAACCCGGTCCTGAGCGTCGGCGCGCAGCTCGGCGAGATGTACGAGGTCCACCGCGGGATGTCCCGCAAGGACGCCCGGAACAAGGCCGTGGAGCTGATGGACCGGGTGAAGATCCCGGCGGCCCGGGAGCGGGTGGGGGACTACCCGCACCAGTTCTCCGGCGGCATGCGCCAGCGCATCATGATCGCCATGGCGATGGCCCTGGAACCCTCGCTCATCATCGCGGACGAACCGACCACCGCCCTGGACGTCACCGTCCAGGCCCAGGTCATGGACCTCCTCGCCGAGCTCCAGCGCGAGCTCAACATGGGCCTGATCCTGATCACCCACGACCTCGGCGTGGTCGCCGACGTCGCCGACAAGATCGCCGTCATGTACGCCGGCCGGATCGTCGAGGCGGCCCCCGTCCACGAGATCTACAAGAGTCCCGCCCACCCGTACACCCGCGGCCTGCTGGACTCCATCCCGCGCCTGGACCAGAAGGGCCAGGAGCTGTACGCCATCAAGGGCCTGCCGCCCAACCTGCTCGCCATCCCGCCCGGCTGCGCCTTCAATCCGCGCTGCCCGATGGCCCAGGCCGTCTGCCGCACCGACGTACCGCCGCTGGCCGAGGTCGGACCGGGCCGCGCCAGTGCGTGCTTCTTCTGGAAGGAGTGCCTCGGTGGCTGA
- the dapE gene encoding succinyl-diaminopimelate desuccinylase — protein sequence MSESELDLTLDAAELTARLVDIPSVSGDEKVLADLVEHALRGLPHLTVDRFGNNVVARTHLGRPERVVLAGHLDTVPIADNVPSRLDENDVLWGCGTTDMKSGVAVQLRIAATVPEPNRDLTFVFYDQEEVAADLNGLGKVAEAHPDWLTGDFAVLLEPSNAEVEGGCQGTLRVLLRTAGERAHSARSWMGSNAIHAASPILAKLAAYEPRKPVIDGLEYHEGLNAVRIDGGVANNVIPHACTVTVNFRFAPDRTTDEAIAHVREVFADCDIDEFVIDDLSPGALPGLSHPAAAAFMEAVGGHAMPKFGWTDVSRFSALGVPAVNYGPGDALLAHKADERVETKAILHCEERLRAWLTS from the coding sequence ATGTCCGAATCCGAGCTGGACCTCACCCTGGACGCCGCCGAGCTGACCGCCCGGCTCGTCGACATCCCCTCCGTGAGCGGCGACGAGAAGGTACTCGCCGACCTCGTGGAACACGCCTTGCGCGGCCTCCCGCACCTGACCGTGGACCGCTTCGGCAACAACGTGGTCGCGCGCACGCACCTGGGCCGCCCCGAACGCGTCGTACTCGCCGGGCACCTCGACACCGTGCCGATCGCCGACAACGTGCCCTCCCGCCTCGACGAGAACGACGTCCTGTGGGGATGCGGCACCACCGACATGAAGTCGGGCGTCGCCGTACAACTGCGCATCGCCGCCACGGTCCCCGAGCCCAACCGCGACCTCACCTTCGTCTTCTACGACCAGGAAGAGGTCGCCGCCGACCTCAACGGCCTCGGCAAGGTCGCCGAAGCCCACCCCGACTGGCTGACCGGCGACTTCGCCGTCCTCCTCGAACCCTCCAACGCCGAGGTCGAGGGCGGCTGCCAGGGCACCCTGCGCGTCCTGCTCCGCACGGCCGGCGAGCGCGCCCACTCCGCGCGCAGCTGGATGGGCTCCAACGCCATCCACGCGGCGAGCCCGATCCTGGCCAAGCTGGCGGCGTACGAGCCCCGCAAGCCCGTGATCGACGGCCTGGAGTACCACGAGGGCCTCAACGCGGTCCGCATCGACGGCGGCGTCGCCAACAACGTCATCCCGCACGCGTGCACGGTCACGGTCAACTTCCGCTTCGCCCCCGACCGGACCACGGACGAGGCCATCGCCCACGTCCGCGAGGTCTTCGCGGACTGTGACATCGACGAGTTCGTGATCGACGACCTGTCGCCCGGCGCCCTCCCCGGCCTCTCCCACCCGGCCGCCGCGGCCTTCATGGAGGCCGTCGGAGGACACGCCATGCCGAAGTTCGGCTGGACGGACGTCTCCCGCTTCAGCGCCCTGGGCGTCCCGGCGGTCAACTACGGCCCGGGCGACGCCCTGCTGGCCCACAAGGCCGACGAGCGGGTGGAAACGAAGGCGATCCTCCACTGCGAGGAACGACTCCGCGCCTGGCTGACCTCCTGA
- the dapC gene encoding succinyldiaminopimelate transaminase, translated as MAAVSARLPVFPWDKLEPYKATASAHPDGIVDLSVGTPVDPVPELIQRALIEAADSPGYPTVWGTPALRDAITGWVRGRLGASAAGHRNVLPVVGSKELVAWLPTQLGLGAGDQVAYPRLAYPTYEVGARLCGAEPVVYDDPTTDLDPARVKLLWLNSPSNPTGKVLPKEELVRIVAWAREHGILIFSDECYLELCWEAEPVSVLHDEVCGGSYEGIVAVHSLSKRSNLAGYRAAFIAGDAEVLGELLQIRKHGGMMTPAPVQAATVAALGDDAHVEEQRVRYAARREVLRTALQAHGFRVEHSEASLYLWVTRDEPCWDTVAHLAELGILVAPGDFYGEAGAHFVRVAFTATDERVGAAAKRLAP; from the coding sequence GTGGCCGCAGTCTCAGCCCGTCTCCCCGTCTTCCCCTGGGACAAGCTGGAGCCGTACAAGGCGACGGCGTCGGCCCACCCGGACGGGATCGTAGACCTCTCCGTCGGCACCCCGGTCGACCCGGTGCCGGAGCTCATCCAGCGCGCCCTGATCGAGGCCGCGGACTCCCCGGGCTACCCCACGGTGTGGGGCACCCCCGCCCTGCGCGACGCGATCACCGGCTGGGTGCGCGGCCGCCTCGGCGCGAGCGCCGCCGGACACCGCAACGTCCTGCCCGTCGTCGGCTCCAAGGAACTGGTGGCCTGGCTGCCCACCCAGCTGGGCCTCGGCGCCGGGGACCAGGTCGCGTACCCCCGGCTCGCCTACCCGACGTACGAGGTCGGCGCGCGGCTGTGCGGCGCCGAGCCGGTGGTCTACGACGACCCCACCACCGATCTCGACCCGGCCCGCGTGAAGCTGCTCTGGCTCAACTCCCCGTCCAACCCCACCGGCAAGGTCCTCCCCAAGGAGGAGCTCGTACGGATCGTGGCCTGGGCGCGCGAGCACGGAATCCTCATCTTCAGCGACGAGTGCTACCTCGAACTGTGCTGGGAGGCCGAGCCCGTCTCAGTCCTGCACGACGAGGTCTGCGGGGGCTCGTACGAGGGCATCGTCGCCGTCCACTCGCTCTCCAAGCGGTCCAACCTGGCCGGCTACCGGGCGGCCTTCATCGCCGGTGACGCCGAAGTCCTGGGCGAGCTGCTCCAGATCCGCAAGCACGGCGGCATGATGACCCCGGCCCCCGTACAGGCGGCCACGGTGGCGGCCCTGGGCGACGACGCACACGTCGAGGAGCAGCGGGTGCGCTACGCGGCCCGCCGCGAGGTGCTGCGCACGGCCCTTCAGGCGCACGGCTTCCGCGTCGAGCACAGCGAGGCCAGCCTGTACCTGTGGGTGACCCGGGACGAGCCCTGCTGGGACACGGTCGCCCACCTGGCCGAGCTCGGCATCCTGGTCGCCCCCGGCGACTTCTACGGCGAGGCGGGCGCGCACTTCGTCCGCGTGGCCTTCACGGCCACGGACGAACGCGTCGGGGCGGCGGCCAAGCGGCTGGCGCCGTAG
- a CDS encoding ABC transporter permease has translation MPEPDPERAAYDPLGPGPHESIAPTGQGGAMDLALEEGESLEKELGAGPAGPAGPQELHPSAASGGRARSLWSDAWHQLRRNPVFLVSTLLILFLVVISIWPQLIASGDPLQCDLSKSQQGSSPGHPFGYDTQGCDVYTRTVYGARASITVGICATLGAALLGSALGGLAGFFGGWGDALLSRVADIFFGIPVVLGGLVFLSVVTSTTVWPVVGFIVLLGWPQLARIARGSVITAKQNDYVQAARALGAGNGRMLLRHVAPNAIAPVIVVATIALGTYIALEATLSFLGVGLRPPTVSWGIDISNAASQIRNAPHMLLYPAGALSVTVLAFIMLGDAVRDALDPKLR, from the coding sequence ATGCCTGAGCCCGATCCCGAGCGCGCCGCCTACGACCCGCTGGGACCCGGCCCCCACGAGTCCATCGCCCCCACCGGCCAGGGCGGGGCCATGGATCTCGCCCTGGAAGAGGGGGAGTCCCTGGAGAAGGAACTCGGGGCAGGCCCGGCAGGCCCCGCAGGCCCCCAGGAGCTGCATCCATCAGCCGCCTCCGGCGGACGGGCCCGCTCCCTGTGGTCCGACGCCTGGCACCAGCTGCGCCGCAACCCCGTCTTCCTCGTCTCCACCCTGCTGATCCTCTTCCTCGTGGTCATCTCCATCTGGCCCCAGCTCATCGCGAGCGGCGACCCGCTCCAGTGCGACCTGTCGAAATCGCAGCAGGGCTCCTCCCCGGGCCACCCCTTCGGCTACGACACCCAGGGCTGCGACGTGTACACCCGGACCGTCTACGGGGCCCGTGCCTCCATCACCGTCGGCATCTGCGCCACACTCGGCGCCGCCCTCCTCGGCTCCGCGCTCGGCGGGCTCGCCGGGTTCTTCGGCGGCTGGGGCGACGCGCTGCTCTCCCGGGTCGCCGACATCTTCTTCGGCATCCCCGTGGTCCTCGGCGGCCTGGTCTTCCTGTCCGTGGTCACCAGCACCACCGTCTGGCCCGTCGTCGGCTTCATCGTGCTGCTCGGCTGGCCCCAGCTGGCCCGCATCGCCCGCGGCTCGGTCATCACCGCCAAACAGAACGACTACGTCCAGGCCGCGCGGGCGCTCGGCGCCGGCAACGGCCGGATGCTGCTGCGGCACGTGGCGCCCAACGCCATCGCGCCCGTCATCGTCGTCGCCACCATCGCGCTCGGCACCTACATCGCGCTGGAAGCCACCCTGTCCTTCCTCGGCGTGGGCCTGCGCCCGCCCACGGTCTCCTGGGGCATCGACATCTCCAACGCCGCCTCACAGATCCGCAACGCCCCGCACATGCTGCTCTACCCGGCGGGCGCGCTCAGCGTGACCGTGCTCGCGTTCATCATGCTCGGCGACGCGGTGCGCGACGCCCTCGACCCCAAGCTGCGCTGA
- a CDS encoding DUF6113 family protein, whose translation MTGTWNAGRIAALLGLLAAGALTGVAGWLVVDLWFPGGLVLALLALFGLFLGARIALGTGIGVGAATAGWFLSYVILGVPRPEGDFLLGSSGIGMYAYLLGGVVLAVMCATMNIAGDRPLSAAGNAK comes from the coding sequence ATGACCGGCACGTGGAACGCGGGGCGGATCGCCGCCCTGCTGGGCCTGTTGGCGGCCGGAGCGCTGACCGGCGTGGCCGGCTGGCTCGTCGTCGACCTGTGGTTCCCGGGCGGACTGGTGCTCGCGCTCCTCGCGCTCTTCGGCCTGTTCCTCGGCGCCCGCATCGCGCTGGGCACCGGCATCGGAGTCGGGGCGGCCACCGCGGGCTGGTTCCTCTCCTACGTGATCCTCGGCGTGCCCCGGCCGGAGGGGGACTTCCTGCTCGGTTCGTCCGGAATCGGCATGTACGCCTACCTTTTGGGTGGAGTGGTGCTCGCTGTGATGTGCGCCACGATGAACATCGCGGGGGACCGGCCGCTTTCGGCCGCCGGCAACGCCAAGTGA
- a CDS encoding GNAT family N-acetyltransferase — translation MEITAGGRLEIRITPADVGKRVSVRRVEHGSTGAPCFTDTVGVLTSWNSGVVTITRKSGESVRIAESSLVAGKVVPSAPARRRGPAASFEELARVCARAWVPLESEPLGEWTLRAAGGFTRRANSVLPLGDPGTPLDDALARVTSWYAQRGLAPYLQTATGAAGTQELLCAELEDRGWIREVSAEVRVGALAAVGDLAVDESVVAGVRLTRTPDEEWLSRYGRVKDPETARRVLTAGPSVWFAALPGRAIGRLVVDGRWAGFAAVEVDPEHRRRGLASAVMAALARRALEEGASAAWLQVESDKTGARALYEGMGFGTHHSYHHYRRAAA, via the coding sequence GTGGAAATCACTGCCGGTGGACGGCTGGAGATCCGGATTACACCCGCTGACGTGGGTAAACGCGTCTCTGTGCGACGGGTGGAGCACGGCTCGACCGGAGCCCCCTGTTTCACGGACACCGTAGGGGTTCTCACATCCTGGAACTCGGGTGTGGTGACGATCACACGGAAGTCCGGCGAGTCCGTCCGCATCGCGGAATCCTCGCTGGTGGCGGGCAAGGTCGTACCGTCCGCGCCGGCCCGGCGCAGGGGGCCCGCGGCCTCCTTCGAGGAGCTCGCGCGGGTCTGCGCGCGGGCCTGGGTGCCGCTGGAGAGCGAGCCGCTGGGCGAGTGGACGCTGCGCGCGGCGGGCGGATTCACCCGCCGGGCCAACTCCGTGCTGCCGCTCGGCGATCCCGGGACCCCGCTGGACGATGCACTCGCGCGAGTGACCTCCTGGTACGCGCAGAGGGGTCTTGCGCCTTACCTCCAGACCGCCACGGGGGCCGCGGGCACGCAGGAGCTGCTGTGCGCGGAGCTGGAGGACCGGGGCTGGATCCGCGAGGTGTCGGCGGAGGTCCGGGTCGGCGCTCTGGCGGCGGTCGGGGACCTGGCCGTGGACGAGTCCGTGGTCGCGGGCGTACGGCTGACCCGTACTCCGGACGAGGAGTGGCTCTCCCGCTACGGACGGGTGAAGGACCCCGAGACCGCCCGCCGGGTCCTGACGGCGGGGCCCTCGGTGTGGTTCGCGGCGCTGCCCGGCCGGGCGATCGGGCGGCTCGTGGTGGACGGCCGGTGGGCCGGGTTCGCGGCCGTCGAGGTCGACCCGGAGCACCGGCGCCGCGGGCTCGCCTCGGCCGTGATGGCGGCGCTGGCGCGGCGGGCGCTGGAGGAGGGCGCCTCGGCCGCCTGGCTCCAGGTGGAGAGCGACAAAACCGGGGCCCGGGCGCTGTACGAGGGGATGGGTTTCGGTACGCACCACTCCTACCACCACTACCGCCGGGCGGCGGCGTGA
- a CDS encoding ATP-binding protein, translating into MSLPLTRRIARAALLLAAGAAPVVGAAGAASAAGLESVPQLGALTAPDATVAAAGDTATEAVPDASTLPAAAPTDEVAGAAGSLLAGLPLAGGGLPGGGLPGGLPGGLPGGLPGLG; encoded by the coding sequence ATGTCCCTCCCCCTGACCCGTCGGATCGCCCGTGCCGCGCTGCTCCTCGCAGCCGGGGCAGCGCCCGTGGTCGGTGCGGCCGGCGCGGCCAGCGCCGCGGGCCTGGAGTCCGTGCCGCAGCTGGGCGCGCTCACCGCGCCGGACGCGACGGTCGCCGCCGCGGGCGACACCGCCACCGAGGCCGTGCCGGACGCCTCCACCCTGCCGGCGGCCGCGCCCACCGACGAGGTGGCCGGCGCCGCCGGCAGCCTGCTGGCCGGGCTGCCGCTCGCCGGCGGCGGACTGCCGGGCGGCGGACTGCCGGGCGGCCTGCCCGGCGGTCTCCCGGGCGGGCTGCCCGGCCTCGGCTAG
- the fdxA gene encoding ferredoxin gives MTYVIAEPCVDVKDKACIEECPVDCIYEGQRSLYIHPDECVDCGACEPVCPVEAIFYEDDTPEEWKDYYKANVEFFDELGSPGGASKLGLIERDHPFIAALPADINPSH, from the coding sequence GTGACCTACGTCATCGCGGAGCCTTGTGTCGACGTCAAGGACAAGGCATGCATCGAAGAGTGCCCCGTCGACTGCATCTACGAGGGCCAGCGGTCCTTGTACATCCACCCGGACGAGTGCGTCGACTGTGGTGCGTGTGAGCCGGTCTGCCCGGTCGAGGCCATCTTCTACGAGGACGACACTCCGGAGGAGTGGAAGGACTACTACAAGGCGAACGTCGAGTTCTTCGACGAGCTCGGTTCGCCCGGTGGTGCTTCCAAGCTCGGCCTGATCGAGCGCGACCACCCCTTCATCGCAGCGCTTCCGGCGGACATCAACCCGAGCCACTGA
- a CDS encoding ABC transporter permease produces MGRYVIRRLLQMIPVFIGSTFLIFFMVYALGDPVAALFGDKAPDPATAARIRKDLYLDQPLWKQYLHYMGQIFQGDFGTAFNGQKVTELMASAFPVTLRLTIVAIAIEIVVGITLGVISGLKRGKSIDSGVLVLTLVVISVPTFVTGYLLQYVFGVKWGWVRPTVSPDAPFSELILPGIVLALVSLAYVTRLTRTSIAENVKADYVRTAVAKGLPRRRVITRHLLRNSLIPVVTFIGTDIGALMGGAIVTERIFNIHGVGYQLYQGILRNNSPTVVGFVTILVIVFLLANLLVDLLYAVLDPRIRYA; encoded by the coding sequence ATGGGACGTTATGTGATCCGGCGACTGCTCCAGATGATCCCCGTGTTCATCGGCAGCACGTTCCTGATCTTCTTCATGGTGTATGCACTCGGTGACCCGGTCGCCGCCCTCTTCGGAGACAAGGCCCCCGACCCTGCCACCGCCGCACGCATCCGCAAGGACCTCTACCTCGACCAGCCCCTGTGGAAGCAGTACCTCCACTACATGGGCCAGATCTTCCAGGGCGACTTCGGCACCGCCTTCAACGGCCAGAAGGTCACCGAACTCATGGCCTCGGCCTTCCCGGTGACCCTGCGCCTGACCATCGTCGCGATCGCCATCGAGATCGTCGTCGGCATCACCCTCGGCGTGATCAGCGGCCTCAAGCGCGGCAAGTCCATCGACAGCGGCGTGCTGGTGCTCACCCTCGTCGTCATCTCGGTGCCCACCTTCGTGACGGGCTACCTCCTCCAGTACGTCTTCGGCGTCAAATGGGGCTGGGTGCGGCCCACCGTCTCCCCGGACGCCCCCTTCAGCGAGCTGATCCTGCCCGGCATCGTGCTCGCACTGGTCTCCCTCGCCTACGTCACCCGCCTCACCCGGACCTCCATCGCCGAGAACGTCAAGGCCGACTACGTCCGCACCGCCGTGGCCAAGGGCCTGCCCAGACGCCGGGTCATCACCCGCCACCTGCTGCGCAACTCGCTGATCCCCGTGGTCACCTTCATCGGCACCGACATCGGCGCCCTCATGGGCGGAGCCATCGTCACCGAGCGGATCTTCAACATCCACGGCGTCGGCTACCAGCTCTACCAGGGCATCCTGCGCAACAACTCCCCGACGGTGGTCGGCTTCGTGACCATCCTCGTGATCGTCTTCCTGCTGGCGAACCTGCTCGTCGACCTGCTCTACGCGGTCCTGGACCCGAGGATCCGTTATGCCTGA
- a CDS encoding ABC transporter ATP-binding protein, whose translation MAESILVVEDLVKHYPLTQGILFKKHVGAVKAVDGVSFDLRAGETLGIVGESGCGKSTVAKMLVNLERPTAGSITYKGEDLAKLSAKGLKAARRNIQMVFQDPYTSLNPRMTVGDIIGEPYEIHPEVAPKGDRRRKVQELLDVVGLNPEYINRYPHQFSGGQRQRIGIARGLALQPEIIVADEPVSALDVSVQAQVVNLLERLQDEFNLSYVFIAHDLSIVRHISDRVGVMYLGRIVEIGTDTQIYDHPTHPYTQALLSAVPVPDPEARAGRDRIILSGDVPSPANPPSGCRFRTRCWKAEARCASEVPLLEIPAFLPGGPAAHPSACHFASERAALPPGPPPAPPSGSPPGAQPQSPTKE comes from the coding sequence GTGGCTGAGTCCATCCTCGTGGTGGAGGACCTGGTCAAGCACTACCCGCTGACCCAGGGCATCCTCTTCAAGAAGCACGTCGGCGCCGTCAAGGCCGTCGACGGGGTCTCCTTCGACCTGCGGGCCGGCGAAACCCTCGGCATCGTCGGGGAATCCGGCTGCGGCAAGTCCACCGTCGCCAAGATGCTGGTCAACCTGGAACGCCCGACGGCGGGTTCGATCACGTACAAGGGCGAGGACCTGGCCAAGCTCTCCGCCAAGGGTCTCAAGGCCGCGCGCCGCAACATCCAGATGGTGTTCCAGGACCCGTACACCTCGCTGAACCCGCGCATGACCGTCGGCGACATCATCGGCGAGCCCTACGAGATCCACCCCGAGGTCGCCCCCAAGGGCGACCGCCGCCGCAAGGTCCAGGAGCTCCTGGACGTCGTCGGCCTCAACCCGGAGTACATCAACCGGTACCCGCACCAGTTCTCCGGCGGCCAGCGCCAGCGCATCGGCATCGCCCGCGGACTCGCCCTCCAGCCGGAGATCATCGTCGCCGACGAGCCCGTCTCCGCCCTCGACGTCTCCGTGCAGGCCCAGGTGGTCAACCTCCTGGAGCGCCTCCAGGACGAGTTCAACCTCTCCTACGTGTTCATCGCGCACGACCTCTCGATCGTCCGGCACATCTCCGACCGGGTCGGCGTCATGTACCTGGGCCGGATCGTCGAGATCGGCACCGACACCCAGATCTACGACCACCCCACCCACCCCTACACCCAGGCACTGCTCTCCGCCGTTCCGGTCCCCGACCCGGAGGCCCGCGCGGGCCGCGACCGGATCATCCTCTCCGGCGACGTGCCCTCCCCGGCCAACCCGCCCTCGGGCTGCCGCTTCCGCACCCGCTGCTGGAAGGCCGAGGCGCGATGCGCGTCCGAGGTCCCGCTCCTGGAGATCCCGGCCTTCCTCCCCGGCGGCCCGGCGGCCCACCCCTCGGCCTGTCATTTCGCATCCGAGCGGGCCGCCCTTCCGCCGGGACCGCCGCCCGCACCGCCGTCGGGATCACCGCCGGGAGCACAGCCGCAATCACCGACCAAGGAGTGA
- a CDS encoding transglutaminase-like domain-containing protein — translation MTSLWRERFAAEARAERPDLAVLCLLLAAEGDPELDERAMDWAQIELDRLAGMLPYGLRGARAWASAVSELLGGRMGFHGTPADYDRLSSSLLHEVLRRRRGLPILLSVVWLEVARRAGAPVYGLALPGHFVVGFGDPEEGVVVDPFAGGASLGAGPAELAAGPRTAARTMDIVLRILNNIRAWASSRPEHSGVALWALDLALLLPSHPAALRYERAKLLVERGEFVAGAAEMESYAVVVDVIDPPSAVRIRAEAMAARALLN, via the coding sequence GTGACCTCGCTCTGGCGGGAGCGGTTCGCGGCCGAGGCGCGGGCGGAGCGGCCCGACCTGGCCGTGCTGTGCCTGCTGCTGGCCGCGGAGGGGGACCCGGAGCTCGACGAACGGGCCATGGACTGGGCGCAGATCGAGCTGGACCGGCTGGCGGGGATGCTGCCGTACGGGCTGCGGGGCGCTCGCGCGTGGGCGTCGGCGGTGTCCGAACTGCTGGGCGGGCGGATGGGTTTCCACGGCACGCCGGCCGACTACGACCGGCTCTCGTCCTCGCTGCTGCACGAGGTGCTGCGGCGGCGCCGGGGGCTGCCGATCCTGCTGTCCGTGGTGTGGCTGGAGGTGGCCCGGCGGGCCGGGGCTCCGGTGTACGGGCTGGCCCTGCCGGGGCACTTCGTGGTGGGCTTCGGGGATCCGGAGGAGGGTGTGGTCGTCGACCCCTTCGCGGGGGGCGCCTCGCTGGGCGCGGGTCCGGCGGAGCTGGCGGCCGGGCCGCGGACCGCCGCCCGCACGATGGACATCGTGCTGCGGATCCTGAACAACATCCGGGCGTGGGCCTCGTCGCGGCCCGAGCATTCGGGGGTGGCGCTGTGGGCGCTGGACCTGGCGCTGCTGCTGCCCTCGCATCCCGCGGCGTTGCGGTACGAGCGGGCGAAGCTGCTCGTGGAGCGGGGGGAGTTCGTGGCGGGGGCGGCGGAGATGGAGTCCTACGCGGTGGTCGTGGACGTGATCGATCCGCCTTCCGCGGTGCGGATTCGTGCCGAGGCGATGGCGGCGCGGGCCCTGCTGAACTAG
- the mshB gene encoding N-acetyl-1-D-myo-inositol-2-amino-2-deoxy-alpha-D-glucopyranoside deacetylase: protein MNGLPARRLLLVHAHPDDESINNGVTMAKYAAEGVHVALVTCTLGEEGEVIPPGLAHLTADREDTLGAHRVGELAEAMKELGVADHRFLGGPGRFRDSGMMGAEQNRRPGAFWSADVDEAAGYLVEVIRELRPQVLVTYDPDGGYGHPDHIQAHRVATRAAELAAEPTYRRDLGAPHTIEKFYWNRVPRTVVEEGFARLREAGSEVPFPAPAAPDDVPGVVDDERITAEIGGDEAAEQAFVAAKTAAMRAHATQIAVDGPFFALSNDLAQPLFTHEYYELAAGRPGVPAGERERDLFAGVRA, encoded by the coding sequence ATGAACGGTCTTCCCGCCCGTCGGCTCCTGCTCGTGCACGCGCACCCGGACGACGAGTCGATCAACAACGGCGTCACCATGGCCAAGTACGCGGCCGAGGGCGTCCATGTCGCGTTGGTGACCTGCACCCTCGGCGAGGAGGGTGAGGTCATCCCGCCCGGCCTCGCCCACCTGACGGCCGACCGCGAGGACACCCTCGGCGCCCACCGCGTCGGAGAGCTCGCCGAGGCCATGAAGGAACTGGGCGTCGCCGACCACCGCTTCCTCGGCGGCCCCGGCCGCTTCCGCGACTCCGGGATGATGGGCGCCGAACAGAACCGCCGGCCCGGCGCCTTCTGGTCCGCCGACGTGGACGAGGCCGCGGGGTACCTCGTGGAGGTGATCCGCGAGCTGCGCCCCCAGGTCCTCGTCACCTACGACCCGGACGGCGGCTACGGCCACCCCGACCACATCCAGGCCCACCGCGTCGCCACCCGCGCCGCCGAACTGGCCGCGGAGCCCACGTACCGCCGTGACCTCGGCGCACCGCACACCATCGAGAAGTTCTACTGGAACCGCGTCCCGCGCACGGTCGTCGAGGAGGGCTTCGCCCGGCTCCGCGAGGCCGGGAGCGAGGTGCCCTTCCCGGCGCCGGCCGCGCCGGACGACGTGCCGGGCGTGGTGGACGACGAGCGGATCACCGCCGAGATCGGCGGGGACGAGGCCGCGGAGCAGGCGTTCGTGGCGGCCAAGACGGCCGCGATGCGCGCCCACGCCACCCAGATCGCGGTGGACGGGCCCTTCTTCGCACTCTCCAACGACCTGGCGCAGCCGCTGTTCACCCACGAGTACTACGAGTTGGCCGCCGGCCGGCCCGGCGTCCCGGCGGGCGAGCGCGAGCGCGACCTCTTCGCGGGGGTCCGGGCATGA